The DNA segment GGTCCTCCCCCGGACCGTAGCGGAGCACATCCGGCACCAGCGTGCGGATCATCTGGGAGTGGCAGTTGTAGCAACCCTCAGCGACGTAGATGTCCCGGCCCGCCAGTTCCAGCGGAGTGTAGGGAACCTGCACCCGGTCCTCCACGTTCACCGCGCGGTTCACCAGCAGGGAGGGGATGATCTGCACCACGCCGCCGACCGCAGCAGCGGCGAAGATCAGCACGGTGAAAGGCAGGTAGTTCTCCAGCAGGCGGTTGAAGTAGTCGTTCCAGGAACCCTTGCCCGCGCGGAAGGCTGAGATGGATTTGATGACAAGCAGGACGGTCGCCGCCAGCGCCGCCTTGTCCGCGTGTGGTGGCAGCAGGAACCACAGGATCATGAAGGCCAGCGCCAGCACGGCGTGCACGACGGGGTCGGAGGAGAGCGCCTCCGCAAGCGTCATCCTATCCTTCGTCGCCTTTCCAAGCAAGGTCACCTCTACGGTCTCATCCTCCGCCACGCCCTTCCGCGCGGTCATGAAAATGTTCACCGCACACAGCAGGAAGCCAACGAGGAAAAGGAATCCGCCGAAGCTACGGATTCCGTAGTAGATGTTGATGGAGTTGAGTGTCTCGACGAACTCGTATTTCAGCGTCGCGCCGTCCGGGTTCGTCTGTGCGAGCATGAGTCCCTGCATGATGCCGGCCACCCACATGGAGGCCACGTAGAGCAGGATGCCCACGAGGCCCACCCAGAAGTGCATGTTCGCCAGGGAGGTGGACCACAGCTTTGTCCGCCACAGGCGCGGGGCCAGCCAGTAGAACATGCCCGCTGCCATGAAGCCGTTCCAGCCCAGAGCGCCGGAATGCACGTGTCCCACCGTCCAGTCCGTGTAGTGGGACAGCGCGTTCACCGCCCGGATGGAGAGCAGCGGTCCCTCGAAGGTGGCCATGCCGTAGAACGTCACCGCCGCTGCGAAGAACTTGATCACCGGGTCCGTGCGCAGCTTGTCCCACGCGCCGCGCAGTGTCAGCAGGCCGTTGAGCATGCCCGCCCATGAAGGCGCCCACAGCATCACGGAGAACAGCATGCCCAGCATCTGCAGCCAGCGCGGCAGCGCAGTGTTCAGCAGGTGGTGAGGTCCCGCCCAGATGTAGATGAACACCAGCGCCCAGAAATGGATGATGGACAGCCGGTAGGAATACACCGGACGGTCCGCCGCCTTCGGGATGAAATAATACATGATGCCCAGGATCGGTGTCGTCAGGAAGAACGCGACGGCGTTATGCCCGTACCACCACTGCACCAGCCCGTCCTGGACCCCGCCGAAGATGGGGTAGCTGTGCAGCAGCGACGTTGGCAGCGACAGGTGGTTGACGATGTAAAGCATCGCGATCGTCACGATGGTGGCGATGTAGAACCACAGGGAGACATACAGGCTCCGCTCGTTGCGGCGTGCCAGCGTCAGGAAAAAGTTCAGGCCGAACACCACCCAGATGACCACCACCGCGATGTTCAGCGGCCAGATCAACTCCGCATATTCCTTCCCGCGTGTCAGGCCTGCGGGCAGTGTGACCGCCGCGCCGACGATGATGAGCTGCCAGCCCCAGAAGTGGATCTTCGACAGCAGATCGGATGCCGTCCTCACCCGGCACAACCGCTGGGTGGAGTAATAGACGCCAGCGAACACCATGTTCCCCACGAACGCGAAGATCACCGCGTTCGTGTGCAGCGGACGGATGCGGCCGAACGTGATGTAGGAAAGCCCCTCCGACTTCACGAGGCCGAAAGTGATCGCTTCCAGGAACTTTCCGTTCATCTGCCACCACGACAACTGCGTGGCGGCGAGAACGCCGACGATCATGCCGATGATGCCCCAGAAGATGGAGGCATTCATGAAATGGCGGACCGACTTGTCGTCGTAGGTGATGGTGGCGGTGTTGGACATGGCGGGGAGGTTCAGGGACGCTTGGTGGCGGGCTGTTTGCCGGTCTCCAGCGGCAGGAGGGAGTCACGCTCGAAGCTGGAGCGTCTGGAACGGCGGGCCTCCGCGGCGAAGCAGACGACGAAGATCCCGGCCAGGCAGGAGCTGACGAGGATGGTCACGGCGAGCACGTTCACGTTGTGGATGGAATCAGATTCCGCCCCTGGGTGCTTCGCGCCGCTTTGCGGAAGCTGCGCGTTTCTTGCCCAAGCCCCGGGGCAGGGGATGCGGAGACCGGAGCATGGCGGGATTTCCAGCCGGACTCCGACGGATGTGTTCAGATGCGACGGCGGCCTCCTCCGGACGATGGTGGGCGGGTTGCCGGAATGCCACCGTCGATGGATTCCACTCCAGTCAGCCAACCGTACCTCGAGCAAGCTGGACGCATGCTTTGATTTATCCCTGATGGCTGCGTGACATACGGGAGAAATTGACATCCCGTGACCGGCGTCCACGCTGGCGGGCCATGTCATTCAGCCGCCGCCGATTCCTCACCCTGAGCCTGCCCGCGCTGGGTGCCGCTCCAATCATGGCCGCACCCGGAAGCCAGTCGCCGCAGCTCCGCTTCGGAGTCATCGCGGATCCGCAGTATGCCGATGTCCCGCCCGCAGGCACCCGCCACTACCGGGAATCGCTCGGAAAGCTGGAGACCTGCATCACGGAGCTGAACCGGCATGACCTCGCGTTCGTCATCACACTGGGAGATCTCATCGACCGGGACTTCGCCAGTTTCGATCCCGTGCTGGAGCGCTATGCCAGGCTGAAGGCACCGCACCGCATCGTGCTGGGAAACCATGACTTTGACGTGGCGGACGCTGACAAGCCCCGCGTGCTGG comes from the Luteolibacter sp. SL250 genome and includes:
- the ccoN gene encoding cytochrome-c oxidase, cbb3-type subunit I, with protein sequence MSNTATITYDDKSVRHFMNASIFWGIIGMIVGVLAATQLSWWQMNGKFLEAITFGLVKSEGLSYITFGRIRPLHTNAVIFAFVGNMVFAGVYYSTQRLCRVRTASDLLSKIHFWGWQLIIVGAAVTLPAGLTRGKEYAELIWPLNIAVVVIWVVFGLNFFLTLARRNERSLYVSLWFYIATIVTIAMLYIVNHLSLPTSLLHSYPIFGGVQDGLVQWWYGHNAVAFFLTTPILGIMYYFIPKAADRPVYSYRLSIIHFWALVFIYIWAGPHHLLNTALPRWLQMLGMLFSVMLWAPSWAGMLNGLLTLRGAWDKLRTDPVIKFFAAAVTFYGMATFEGPLLSIRAVNALSHYTDWTVGHVHSGALGWNGFMAAGMFYWLAPRLWRTKLWSTSLANMHFWVGLVGILLYVASMWVAGIMQGLMLAQTNPDGATLKYEFVETLNSINIYYGIRSFGGFLFLVGFLLCAVNIFMTARKGVAEDETVEVTLLGKATKDRMTLAEALSSDPVVHAVLALAFMILWFLLPPHADKAALAATVLLVIKSISAFRAGKGSWNDYFNRLLENYLPFTVLIFAAAAVGGVVQIIPSLLVNRAVNVEDRVQVPYTPLELAGRDIYVAEGCYNCHSQMIRTLVPDVLRYGPGEDQGYSRLGESIYDHPYQWGSKRTGPDLAREGGALVKDAKLMRSGKRDNLWHFTHFLDPRQMSSGSNMPAYPWLFGKKAALKELPAKIAAQARLGVPWPAMTKDEIEQNARDQALEIASSLVTAGAFLPDKPDLGPEELRRHLSETQVVALIAYIQKIGVYAPVEKPPVKNPTLDPDAHRTTSTH